One genomic region from Marmota flaviventris isolate mMarFla1 chromosome 6, mMarFla1.hap1, whole genome shotgun sequence encodes:
- the Bend3 gene encoding BEN domain-containing protein 3: MNSAEFGEDVEEVLKNNTVKVETEAEDAALDCSLNSKPSEKHPLDSVFAALQDSSKRKQPGSEGQPDSVPSVKRRRLIPEALLAGMRNRENSSPCQGNGEQAGRGRNVGSVWPGEEEPCNDTTTPSYKKPLYGISHKIMEKKNPPVGDLLNTYELFEKANASNSPSPLRLLNDPQKRDCGGASGTATDGDPNIYFLIQKMFYMLNTLTSNMSQLHSKVDLLSLEVSRIKKQVSPSELVAKFQPPPEYQLTAAELKQIVDQSLSGGDLACRLLVQLFPELFSDVDFSRGCSACGFAAKRKLESLHLQLIRNYVEVYYPSVKDTAVWQAECLPQLNDFFSRFWAQREMEDSQPGGQVTSFFETEQVDAGHFLDSKDQEEALSLDRSSTIASDHVVDTQDLTEFLDEASSPGEFAVFLLHRVFPELFDHRKLGEQYSCYGDGGKQELDPQRLQIIRNYTEIYFPDMQEEEAWLQQCAQRINDELEGLGLEGGSEGETPRDDCYDSSSLPDDLSVVKVEDSFEGERPGRRSKKIWLVPIDFDKLEIPQPDFEVPGADCLLSKEQLRSIYESSLSIGNFASRLLVHLFPELFTHENLRKQYNCSGSLGKKQLDPARIKLIRHYVQLLYPRAKNDRVWTLEFVGKLDERCRRRDTEQRRSYQQQRKVHVPGPECRDLASYAINPERFREEFEGPPLPPERSSKDFCKIPLDELVVPSPDFPVPSPYLLSDKEVREIVQQSLSVGNFAARLLVRLFPELFTAENLRLQYNHSGACNKKQLDPTRLRLIRHYVEAVYPVEKMEEVWHYECIPSIDERCRRPNRKKCDILKKAKKVEK; encoded by the coding sequence GCACTCCTCGCAGGCATGCGGAACCGCGAAAATAGCTCGCCCTGCCAGGGCAACGGAGAGCAGGCCGGCCGAGGCAGGAATGTGGGCTCCGTGTGGCCGGGGGAGGAGGAGCCCTGCAACGATACCACCACCCCTTCCTACAAGAAGCCTCTCTATGGCATTTCGCACAAGATCATGGAGAAGAAGAACCCTCCCGTGGGGGACCTGCTCAACACCTATGAGCTCTTCGAGAAGGCCAACGCCAGCAACAGTCCCTCCCCTCTGCGCCTGCTGAACGACCCTCAGAAACGGGACTGTGGCGGGGCATCAGGAACAGCCACTGACGGCGACCCCAACATCTACTTTCTGATCCAGAAGATGTTCTACATGCTCAACACTCTCACTTCCAACATGTCCCAGCTGCACAGCAAGGTGGACTTGCTCTCCCTGGAAGTGAGCCGCATCAAGAAGCAGGTGAGCCCCTCCGAGCTGGTGGCCAAATTCCAGCCACCCCCCGAGTACCAGCTCACCGCTGCTGAGCTCAAGCAGATTGTGGACCAGAGCCTATCAGGCGGGGACCTGGCCTGCCGTCTGCTGGTACAGCTCTTCCCCGAGCTCTTCAGCGACGTGGACTTCTCCCGCGGCTGCAGCGCTTGCGGCTTTGCAGCCAAGCGGAAGCTGGAGTCGCTGCACCTGCAGCTCATCCGCAACTACGTGGAAGTCTACTACCCGTCAGTGAAGGACACTGCTGTGTGGCAGGCTGAGTGCTTGCCGCAGCTGAACGACTTCTTCAGCCGCTTCTGGGCCCAGCGGGAAATGGAGGACAGCCAGCCAGGAGGCCAGGTCACCAGCTTCTTTGAAACTGAGCAGGTGGACGCCGGCCACTTCCTGGACAGCAAGGACCAGGAGGAGGCCCTGTCTCTGGACCGCAGCAGCACCATCGCCTCAGATCACGTGGTGGACACGCAGGACCTCACCGAGTTTCTGGATGAAGCCTCTTCGCCGGGTGAGTTCGCCGTCTTCCTCCTCCACCGGGTCTTCCCCGAGCTCTTCGACCACCGGAAGCTGGGCGAGCAGTACAGCTGCTATGGCGACGGTGGCAAGCAGGAGCTGGACCCGCAGAGGCTGCAGATCATCCGCAACTACACGGAGATCTACTTTCCCGACATGCAGGAAGAGGAGGCCTGGCTGCAGCAGTGCGCGCAGCGCATCAACGACGAGTTggagggcctggggctggagggCGGCAGCGAGGGCGAGACGCCGCGGGATGACTGCTACGACTCCTCCAGCCTGCCCGATGACCTCTCCGTGGTCAAGGTGGAGGACAGCTTCGAGGGTGAGAGGCCGGGCAGGCGCTCCAAGAAGATCTGGCTAGTGCCCATTGACTTTGACAAGCTGGAGATTCCGCAGCCGGACTTCGAGGTGCCAGGCGCCGACTGTCTGCTCAGCAAGGAGCAGCTGCGCAGCATCTACGAGAGCAGCCTGTCCATTGGCAACTTCGCCTCCCGCCTGCTGGTGCACCTCTTCCCGGAGCTCTTCACCCACGAGAACCTACGCAAGCAGTACAACTGCAGCGGCTCCCTGGGCAAGAAGCAGCTGGACCCCGCCCGCATCAAGCTGATCCGCCACTACGTGCAGCTGCTCTACCCCCGGGCCAAAAATGACCGCGTCTGGACTCTGGAGTTCGTGGGCAAGCTGGACGAGCGCTGCAGGCGCCGGGACACGGAGCAGAGGCGCTCCTACCAGCAGCAGCGCAAGGTCCACGTGCCAGGCCCTGAGTGCAGAGACCTGGCAAGCTATGCAATCAACCCCGAGAGGTTCCGAGAGGAGTTTGAGGGGCCCCCTTTGCCCCCCGAAAGGAGCAGCAAGGACTTCTGCAAGATCCCCCTGGACGAGCTGGTGGTCCCCTCACCCGACTTCCCGGTGCCTTCTCCCTACCTGTTGTCGGACAAGGAGGTGCGCGAGATCGTGCAGCAGAGCCTCTCCGTGGGCAACTTTGCCGCCCGGCTCCTCGTCAGGCTCTTCCCCGAACTCTTCACCGCCGAGAACCTGCGGCTGCAGTACAACCATTCAGGGGCTTGCAACAAGAAGCAGCTGGACCCCACGCGACTGCGGCTCATCCGCCATTATGTGGAGGCCGTGTACCCCGTGGAGAAGATGGAGGAGGTGTGGCATTATGAATGTATCCCCAGCATCGACGAGCGGTGTCGCCGTCCCAACAGGAAAAAATGCGACATCCTCAAGAAAGCCAAGAAAGTGGAGAAGTGA